One genomic window of Coffea eugenioides isolate CCC68of chromosome 1, Ceug_1.0, whole genome shotgun sequence includes the following:
- the LOC113773940 gene encoding EEF1A lysine methyltransferase 3 isoform X2 produces the protein MVFAKFLEKNCRRGRFSPSKLRGKRVVELGAGCGVAGFGMALLGCDVTSTDQTEVLPLLIRNVERNTSSIVQMNSGSDSFGSIRVAELNWGNEDHIKAVDPPFDYIIGTDVVYAEHLLEPLLQTILALSGPKTTILLGYEIRSTNVHERMMEMWKGNFEVKIVPRAKMDNKYQHPSIQLYIMNLKPLERTKITRECVDQPIEEVETGPIKNGSDEDCDASCGVDEVTEVEVENASGRIVPVPDLQDKKLSEWEARRYGAMAARLLRDIKIS, from the exons ATGGTATTCGCAAAATTTCTG GAGAAAAATTGTAGAAGGGGAAGGTTTTCCCCATCTAAACTGAGAGGAAAACGCGTGGTTGAACTTGGGGCAGGCTGTGGAGTTGCAGGGTTTG GCATGGCATTACTTGGATGTGATGTCACTTCAACTGATCAAACTGAGGTTCTACCATTGCTTATCAGAAATGTTGAACGCAATACTTCTAGTATAGTGCAGATGAATTCTGGATCAG ATTCCTTTGGCTCCATCCGGGTGGCAGAGCTGAACTGGGGTAATGAAGATCATATAAAGGCTGTTGATCCGCCATTCGACTACATCATTGGCACTGATGTT GTTTATGCGGAGCATCTCTTGGAGCCACTTTTACAAACTATCCTTGCGTTGTCTGGACCAAAAACCACAATTTTG TTGGGATATGAAATTCGTTCGACAAATGTCCATGAAAGAATGATGGAAATGTGGAAGGGAAATTTTGAGGTGAAAATTGTCCCTAGAGCAAAG ATGGACAATAAGTACCAACACCCAAGTATACAACTTTACATTATGAACCTAAAGCCTTTAGAAAGAACAAAAATCACAAGAGAATGTGTTGATCAACCAATTGAAGAGGTTGAAACTGGACCAATTAAAAATGGATCAGATGAAGATTGCGACGCTAGTTGTGGAGTTGATGAGGTGACTGAGGTTGAAGTTGAAAATGCCAGTGGACGCATAGTCCCAGTTCCCGATCTCCAGGATAAAAAGCTTAGTGAATGGGAAGCAAGAAGATATGGTGCTATGGCTGCTCGGCTGCTTCGCGATATCAAAATATCCTAG
- the LOC113748984 gene encoding uncharacterized protein LOC113748984: MSSEYPVSQTNPRKRPITEVDEPTTLICTVVAIDHTNLYYRVCSVCEKTLPEATHKNATINPCSSSASLPICRYCNFKNAFNPGSSGSKRLFKVLMSIATDTKVFVVVMFDRAARVLFGCSADEFFDFAKIHPFAATTAGKVLEGEMLRVMLSKPKNGNAQHLRVASVVPLQSSFQPAIVTLRKLYQVRGGS; the protein is encoded by the exons ATGAGTTCTGAGTACCCAGTTAGCCAAACAAATCCTAGAAAAAGACCCATTACAGAAGTTGATGAGCCAACCACTCTAATCTGCACAGTAGTAGCCATTGATCACACCAATCTCTACTACAGAGTTTGCTCTGTTTGTGAGAAAACTCTCCCTGAAGCCACCCATAAGAATGCTACTATTAATCCTTGTTCTTCTTCAGCTTCTTTGCCTATTTGTAGATACTGCAACTTTAAGAATGCCTTTAATCCTGGTTCCTCTGGTTCCAAACGCCTCTTTAAAGTTCTT ATGTCTATAGCTACGGATACGAAGGTATTTGTGGTGGTAATGTTTGACAGGGCTGCGAGGGTTCTTTTTGGTTGCTCTGCTGATGAGTTTTTTGATTTTGCCAAGATTCACCCTTTTGCTG CCACAACTGCAGGCAAGGTTCTTGAGGGTGAGATGTTAAGAGTGATGCTGTCAAAACCAAAGAATGGAAATGCACAGCATCTACGTGTTGCCTCAGTTGTTCCCTTACAGTCTAGTTTTCAGCCAGCAATTGTGACCTTGAGGAAACTGTATCAAGTAAGAGGTGGTTCTTAA
- the LOC113773940 gene encoding protein N-lysine methyltransferase METTL21A isoform X1: MEPDRLNSPDTSAILFEVLGHQLQFSQDPNSKHLGTTVWDASMVFAKFLEKNCRRGRFSPSKLRGKRVVELGAGCGVAGFGMALLGCDVTSTDQTEVLPLLIRNVERNTSSIVQMNSGSDSFGSIRVAELNWGNEDHIKAVDPPFDYIIGTDVVYAEHLLEPLLQTILALSGPKTTILLGYEIRSTNVHERMMEMWKGNFEVKIVPRAKMDNKYQHPSIQLYIMNLKPLERTKITRECVDQPIEEVETGPIKNGSDEDCDASCGVDEVTEVEVENASGRIVPVPDLQDKKLSEWEARRYGAMAARLLRDIKIS; this comes from the exons ATGGAGCCTGACAG GCTAAATTCTCCAGATACTTCAGCAATTTTATTTGAAGTTCTTGGCCACCAACTTCAATTTTCTCAG GATCCCAATTCCAAGCATTTAGGGACCACAGTGTGGGATGCATCAATGGTATTCGCAAAATTTCTG GAGAAAAATTGTAGAAGGGGAAGGTTTTCCCCATCTAAACTGAGAGGAAAACGCGTGGTTGAACTTGGGGCAGGCTGTGGAGTTGCAGGGTTTG GCATGGCATTACTTGGATGTGATGTCACTTCAACTGATCAAACTGAGGTTCTACCATTGCTTATCAGAAATGTTGAACGCAATACTTCTAGTATAGTGCAGATGAATTCTGGATCAG ATTCCTTTGGCTCCATCCGGGTGGCAGAGCTGAACTGGGGTAATGAAGATCATATAAAGGCTGTTGATCCGCCATTCGACTACATCATTGGCACTGATGTT GTTTATGCGGAGCATCTCTTGGAGCCACTTTTACAAACTATCCTTGCGTTGTCTGGACCAAAAACCACAATTTTG TTGGGATATGAAATTCGTTCGACAAATGTCCATGAAAGAATGATGGAAATGTGGAAGGGAAATTTTGAGGTGAAAATTGTCCCTAGAGCAAAG ATGGACAATAAGTACCAACACCCAAGTATACAACTTTACATTATGAACCTAAAGCCTTTAGAAAGAACAAAAATCACAAGAGAATGTGTTGATCAACCAATTGAAGAGGTTGAAACTGGACCAATTAAAAATGGATCAGATGAAGATTGCGACGCTAGTTGTGGAGTTGATGAGGTGACTGAGGTTGAAGTTGAAAATGCCAGTGGACGCATAGTCCCAGTTCCCGATCTCCAGGATAAAAAGCTTAGTGAATGGGAAGCAAGAAGATATGGTGCTATGGCTGCTCGGCTGCTTCGCGATATCAAAATATCCTAG